Within the Liquorilactobacillus nagelii DSM 13675 genome, the region ACCGCCTTACGAACCGTCATCGACCCCCGAACTTGGCGTTAACATCGTCGACCTGGGGTTAATTTACGACATTGCTTATGACGCCGACCTTCAACTGTGCACCGTCACGATGACGCTCACCATTATGGGCTGCCCATTGACGGGCTATCTGGACGACCACATCAAGGCAGCACTAAGCGCGTTGAATGATGTTGACCAGGTGCTCATTAATCTTGTCTGGGAACCCGCATGGTCAGTCGCTAAGATGTCACAGGCTGCCAAGCTAGAACTCGGTTTACAATGACATGTCTACTCTGAGGACCGATTGGCTAGTCGAACATTCAGATATGACCAAACTACTGGTAAGTATCTCAATTGTGATTGATATCGCACAGCTTGACCGAGCCAGTTCAGACTAGCGTGCCTCAGCTGAAGTTAATTGAAAGGCGGTTTTACGTATGTCACATTTGAATCCAGTCAACTATCGAAAACTCATTTGGCCGCTCAGTTGTGGCCTGATACTTTGGCTGGCTGCCCCTCTGCGTCCAAGTGATTTGAGTTTGCTCGGATGGCAAATGTTGGCAATCTTTGTCAGTACGATCATCGGGTGTATTACCCAGCCGTTGCCCATCGCTGGGGTGGCAATCATCGGCTTGACCTGTTGTGTGCTATTAGGCGTCACGCCGATTGATACCGCGATTGCAGGATTTGGTGATAGTACGGTCTGGATGATCGCGATGGCCTACTTTTTATCTTGCGGTTTTGTCAAAACGGGTCTGGGTCGGCGAGTCGCGTTAGTGTTCGTCAAATGCTTCGGCAAACGAACACTCGGACTGGCCTACGCACTAATTGGTGTGGACTTAGTCACGAGTCCCGCGACACCGAGTAACACGGCGCGTGCTGGTGGCATCGTCTTTCCGATTATCGAATCGCTAGCCAAAGCGTACGGTTCCGACCCGCAAGAAGGGACCCAGCGCAAAATCGGCGCGTTTCTCATGATGACCGCCTTTCATGGCAACATCGCAACCAGCGGTCTATTCATGACAGCCATGGCGCCCAACCTAGTCGCAGTTGCTTTAGCGGCCGCTCTGCACGTTCATATTACTTGGACTGGCTGGCTGCTGGCCGCCCTGCTGCCCGGTCTCATCAGTCTGATTTGTGTGCCTGCTATCATTTACAAACTTTATCCACCTGAAATCAAAGATACGCCGAACGCCTAATCCTGATCCACCTGGAACTCCCATGAGCCCTTTCGTCTGTGTGCTTTATCGGCACTGGCTAACTTACTATTGCAATTTGCGTAAGCCTAAAAAATAAGGAAGTTGGCCTGATTGGTCAACTTCCTTATTTTTTATCAGCTATTGATCGGCAACTTTTTTCAATAATCGTTTCATCTCCGTGATCTCTTCACGTTGCGTTTTAGCGATCTTCTGTGCGAGGGCTTTGACTTCCGGATCGCTGAGTTGCGCGCGTTCACTGGTTAGAATCGCGGTCGAGTGATGGGGGATCATTTCTTGCAACCAAGCTGCATCGTGCACGGTCGCTTGGCTACGAACTAGATAAAGCGAGCCAGCAAATATCACCGCACTACCAAGTAGGATCAGGCGGTTCAAACGTTTATTCTGGTACATTGACCACATGAATAACAGCATTACAATGGCCATGGTGGCGCCCATAATTAGCGCCATATACAGTCGCGTTTGGCTTAGAAAAATATCATCTAATTGGAACACATTAAGGTACATTAACCCATACATAATAACTGTAGAGACAAGAATCATCAGTAAAAATTTCGTGTATTGTTTCATGACGTCCTCCTCGCTTTCGCTGGCTTTATTTTGACTATAACAAAAAAAATAGGGTAGCGTCAAGAATCTTGTGTAAATGAAATGCCTTCGTACATATAATATGTATCTAACTTAAATAAATGATGCTTCCAAGGTGTCCTGGAGTCCTTTGAACCCTCGGTGGATCCGCTTCAGAGACTTCTCGTTATAAGCATTAAACTGAGAAACCAGGAAGCGATCCAGTGAATCTTCCGTTGGAAATTGTTCTTTGTGGTGGGTGGTGCGCTTGAGATGCTTGTTAAAGTTCTCAATCAAGTTAGTGGAGTAGAGTGATTGCCGAACGGCTGGTGGAAAGTCCATGAAAGTGAGCAGATTCGGCATTTTAAGCAGATCTTTGATTAACTTGGGATAGGTACGATGCCAGTTGTTGGCGAACTCATTCAGTTTCAGTTCGGCTGCTTCACGATTGGCAGCTCGATGAACTTGTTTAAGTCATTGATCACGGCCTTACGGTCTTTCACACGAACTTTGTTCATCAAATTACGCCCAACATGAACCAGGCAACGTTGTCGTTTGGCTTTAGGGAAATGCCGATTCAAGCCTTCATCCAAACCAACTAACCCATCGGCCACAAACAACAGCACATCTTTAACGCCCTGCTTGATCAAGGTTCCCAGCAGTTCAGTCCAGATTCCAGTCGATTCCGTTGGCGCCACTTGGTAGTTCAGCACTTCTTTCGTACCATCTGGACGAATGCCAATCGCAATATGAACGGCTTCTTTTTGAACGGTATCCCGCTTTAACGGCAAGTAAGTGGCATCTAAGAAGATGGCCGCATATTGTGAAGCCAGTCGACGTTGCTGGAAAGCTTGAACCTGTTCATTGACGGCTTTAGTCATGTTGGAAACCGTGGCTTTGGAGTAGTGAGCACCGTACATTTTCTCAATGAGTTCGGCAATTTCAGCAGTGGTAATTCCCTTGGTATACAACTGAATGACCGTTGTTTCTAAATTATCACTGTGCCGACCGTAGGCTGGCAAGGTATGATTTTCAAACCGGCCATTGCGATCTCGAGGAATGGTTAAGTTAAGTTGGCCGTACTTCGTATCAAACGAGCGCTCATAACTGCCGTTGCGGTTATTACCAGTGTTAATCCCAGCGTATGAGTAGCGTTCGTAACCCAAAAACTCTGCCAATTCGGTTTGAAGCAGCTGGTTAATCGCAATTTCGAGGTGGTGACGAAAAACTTCGTCCAAATCTTGCTTTTGGGCTAGTGCAGCGATAATTTCTGTGGTAAGTTCATTCATGGGGAATGCCTCCTGTGATGTTTTCTGTGGTTACTAAATATCATAAGGGAAGGCATTCCCTATTTCTATACAATTCAGAAATCTTTTATGCATTTACACAAGATATTTTACGCTCTCTTTTGTTTACAAAATTCAACTATTTGAGTTTTTATGTTGATTAGATCTATAATAAAGTTTAGATGGGGGTAAGTATAATATAGATTCTTTAGTTTCTGTATTGTCATATCAGTTCAACAACCATTTGGATAAGGTTATTGTACCTTTATTTTTTTTATTATTTAAATAATGCCATTCTTATGTATCCAACTAGCCATAAGTAAACTATTTTCTTTGTTGATAAAATGAAAGCCGGGTGAATTTTAAAATCGAGTTCTGCATTTGTTTGAAACAAAATCACATACCTTAGCTGTCTGTACTTTTGTTACAACTGCATTATTGTGTTTTAAATTTTTTATAATTAACAAATGCGGTGTAACTATTTTTAGAATTTTTAAGTTAATTAACAATTACTGACTCACTAATACAACTTATTTAAGATTACATCAGATTAATGTTGGCTTCATAAAATGAAAGGATGAATTATCGTGAAAATAACATTAATAACACAGTATTTAGAGGGACATGGCGGTACCGAAAGAGTCATTTCGAACTTGGTCAACGAAGATTTAAAAAATGAATATCAGGTTTTGATCCCTAAAAGCGGAAAACCTGAATGGCTCCAATGGATTACACGTACTACCGGCTACCAACTTAAAATTTGCCATGCACAAGATACACAAGCACAAAAAGAGTTTATTGAAAAAAATGTTTTAGCAGCAGAACCAGATATCGTTTTGGGACTCGAAGGCAGAGCTTGTGTAACTGCCTATCAGATCAGGAAAAAATATGACCTTCATTATAAAATTGTTTCTTGGGGACATACCTCCATTGCTGAATCAAACATTTTTGCTCGTCAAGAACTTGCTTTCTCAGAATATCATCTTGCAATTAGTACAGGGATAAAAAAACAGTTGATCAAACTCGGGGTCCCAGCCCAAAAAATCTTTCTGATCTATAATCCTATCCGCACTGTAAATAAGAAAACAATCAGCACACCTAAAGCTAACGCTCCTTTCCATGCAATTTTTATTGGAAGAATATTGTTGGATGATCAAAAAAATGTACGTATGCTTCTTGAATCAATGGCACAGCTTAATATTCCTTGGAAACTGGACATCTTTGGCAAGGGAGCTGATCTTCCAAAAGCAAAAACATTAGCAAATGATTTGCATATTTCACAAAACATTAACTGGCAAGGTTGGATGCCTAATCCTTGGGAAGCAATTAATGAAGCTGATTGCCTGCTGCTCTGTTCAAAATATGAGGGATTCCCAATGGTTGTTATTGAAGCTGCTTCTTATGGCTTGCCAATTGTTTCAACAAACTGTCCTACTGGACCGGCAGACATCATTAATTCCCACAATGGAATTTTAACTCCAATGAACGACCAAAAAGCTTTTATAGCTGCATGCCGGCAAATCTATCGTTTGCGTGGTAAATATAATCATACAGATATCAAAAAAACAGTTTTGAAATTTGATATTTCTCGCTATATTAAGCACATAGAAAACATCTATAACTTAATTGCTGCTGATAATAAAAACACAGATAAATCAGCCATTAAACTTTCTTCTTTATAATAGGTTCTTTATCAAGTGGTACTGATGAAATGAATTATTAAAAATAATAAGCAATTGGTCTACTTGGTCAAGCTGCTTGTTCCTGAATGGAATGAGCAGCTTTTTTAATGTGACTATGAAAATTCAAACTGACATAACTATTCTTTAATTCGATGAGAAGACGTAAACGGAAGTTTTCAAAGTTCCGGAAACCGTAAGCAGTCTTTTTAATGGCTTTGATCTTGTTGTTTGTTCCT harbors:
- a CDS encoding DUF305 domain-containing protein, giving the protein MKQYTKFLLMILVSTVIMYGLMYLNVFQLDDIFLSQTRLYMALIMGATMAIVMLLFMWSMYQNKRLNRLILLGSAVIFAGSLYLVRSQATVHDAAWLQEMIPHHSTAILTSERAQLSDPEVKALAQKIAKTQREEITEMKRLLKKVADQ
- a CDS encoding glycosyltransferase, whose protein sequence is MKITLITQYLEGHGGTERVISNLVNEDLKNEYQVLIPKSGKPEWLQWITRTTGYQLKICHAQDTQAQKEFIEKNVLAAEPDIVLGLEGRACVTAYQIRKKYDLHYKIVSWGHTSIAESNIFARQELAFSEYHLAISTGIKKQLIKLGVPAQKIFLIYNPIRTVNKKTISTPKANAPFHAIFIGRILLDDQKNVRMLLESMAQLNIPWKLDIFGKGADLPKAKTLANDLHISQNINWQGWMPNPWEAINEADCLLLCSKYEGFPMVVIEAASYGLPIVSTNCPTGPADIINSHNGILTPMNDQKAFIAACRQIYRLRGKYNHTDIKKTVLKFDISRYIKHIENIYNLIAADNKNTDKSAIKLSSL